The genomic DNA TGCAAAAGCAGCAGACAATACATACGGTGAATAAATAGTATGTTAGATGGCAATGATTACTAAGGGAAAAGGAGCATGGAAGAGAGACAGGAGATAGGGGTGGGGGTTCATTTTAGTGACAGTAGCCAGGAACATCCTTGTTGAGGAGTAGACacttgagcaaagacttgaaagaagTGAAGGAGCAAACCTCATGGAAATGTGGGTAAGATAATATGAACAGACCTATAATAAGAGATTgaaccaataataaaaaaaatacccatcaAATAAAAATACGTGACCAGGTAGcctcactggagaattctaccaaacacttaaagaataaTGAACATTGATCCTCCTCAAactcaaaaaacagaagaggagggaacggctcttaactcattctatgaggctgacattaccctgataccaaagctaAGTAGAGACACcacgaaacaaacaaacaaacaaacaaacaaactacaagtcaatatcccttatgaacacagatgcaaaaaccctcagcacaatactagcaaactgaatccggcaacatattaaaagaattacacAGACAGAATCACCGAGTAAGATTTGTTCTaggaatgcaagggtggttccacATGTGAAATCTACCAGggaatcaataaaacaaaggggaaaaaatcccaaTCATCTTAATTGCTGTAGACAAAGtttttgacaaaatctaacaacgTTTCATAATgaagacatttacaaaaaaaaaaaaaacaaaaaaacaaaaaaaaaccaaaaaaaaccctaagaataTAAGGGAACTTCCAAGACATGATAAAGGggatttatgaaaaacccacagctaacatcatactcagtggtgaaagactgaaagcttttacTCTAAGATCAGGTACAAGAAAGGATGCCGACTTTCAACAGTGATTTTCAACGTTGTACTACAAGTTCCATCCAGAgcagtcaggcaagaaaaagagataaaaggcatcaaaaaagtaaaactatctctatttgcagagggcacgatcttatatatagaaaacctcaaGGAATacacaaaaaactgctagagctaataaatgaattatggAAAGTTTCAGGTTACAAGACCAACACGCAGAGATCAGTTGTTTTTCGgtacaccagcaatgaacaatctgaagatgaaaataggaaaataattcccCTGACAATAGTATCAAAAGggataaaatacttagaaataaacttaaccaagaaagGGTAAGTAAGGATCATacgtgaaaactataaaacattgctgaaagaaattaaagaaggcctAAATAAATGACAGACATCCCATTTAAGttgttgattcattttgagtcaatttttgcatatggtgtctggcaggggtccaacttcattcttttacatgtggatacccagttgtcccagcaccacttgttgaagagactactctttccccactgaatggtcttggcagATGGcagtactacccaaagtgatctaaaGATGCAAGGCAGTACCTATAAAAATTGCAacggctttctttctttctttctcagaaagagaaatgtcGATCTTTGCATTCATGTGGAATTGCAAAGGGACACGATgaatcaaaacaattttgaaaaaaaggaataaaatgggaGGACACACACTTGCTGATTCCAAAACGTATTACAAAGCAACGGCAATCAaagcagtgtggtattggcatatgGGGACACATATAGACCAAAGGAATAAAACCGAGAGTCCACATGGTGCTGGGAGGAGCATCAGAAGCTTCATCTATATGCTTGCGCCTCCTACTCCAACGCTCTGCGAAGGGCAAGACATGGCAGAGGCAGACACAGCTCATTTCCCCCTAAATAGAAAACAACCTAAGGATCTAAATTCATCCAGGAGCCCTTTgtccatttccttattttgttcTGAGCATCGCATTCTACTCAAGGGGAATATCCCGCCCTTTCCACGGGAGATGCCACAAAGAAACGGGGAGAAATGAGTAGATGATAAGGTTGTTcagatggagaaaaatacagaatgGATATTCTGGGGTATGTGGCTAACAGAGACCTgaggtaagaaaaggaaatggggcTGTAAAGGctgaaaaagtgagaaaaagaggaacagaaagaagacgAAGATGATAAAGGAAATGACAAGGAGTCAAGGATGGCAAGAATGGTTATTTTGTTGAAAAGGTTGGTTTTAATAGcgattttttttgtctctaaggCAGTTAACCCCCCATTACCAATCTCataacttttaaagtaaaaaaaaaaaaaaaggaaattcaagacACCAGAGgatttgcttttaatgtttatgctCTTCTTGTATACGCAACACCCTACTCTATGTGCCTTTACATAGTCTCGTCCTTTTGTGGCATTTTAAGCAGTTACTAAGCTTGCCtggcacagtgtgtgtgtgtgtgtgggggggggtagggggtgacACTGACTGGCCTGGAAAGGTACAGGAGGTTCTTGTTGGTCTTGGGATGGCAGGAGCTCTGGTTCAGGTGCGTTTGATGTAGGCTCAATAAAGTAAACATTGTTCTGTTACAATCCTACAATTGAcattcatgaatttttttctgtaaatattctttttctttttttaagtcttatttattttgagagagagagagagagcgagagagcgagtgagcagaggagaggcagagagagggagagagaatcctaagcaggctctgtactgtcagcgcagagcccaactcagggctcgatctcacgaaccgtgagatcacgacctgagccggaaccaagtcagacgcttaactcatcgaaccacccaggttcccctgtcaTATTCTTTTCAAAGGGGAGTGTGGTGCAGGTATGGGCATATTCAGACACAACAATGGACTTGAGAGAAAGTCTAGAAAATGTCTCCAACACATATGGGCAATAATTACATAGTGAAGTTGATGTTGAAGATCAGTAGGGAAAGGATGACTTGTTTAACGACGAAGGTGAATAACTGATTGTCAGAAAGCCGTTGTACCACCCCCACAACGCTCCCAGCTGGCCGCCATTGTACCTCAGCCCTGTCCCTTCCAGGGGGTGTGTTTCAGACCTGGAAGCATTTGATGGAGGATTGATAGCAAGGCAGGCCGGGGAAGAAGTATATGAATGGACTTCCAAGAATGGGTCCACATCGTGAGGAAACATTCATTCCTTGTGCATGTTCACCAAGGTGTACCCAGTACAGAGGGGGCTTTTGGTAATCAGGTAGATAAGACGACCCCTTCCGTGCATGGCAGTCAGCCTCTTTCCCCAGGGACCCCGGTTCtcttttttaacgcttatttatttttgagagacagagtgtgcgagcgggagagggtcagaaagagggagacagaggatctgaagccgccTCCatgcagtgagcacagagcccgacgtgcagcttggacccacgaaccgcactgcgagatcatgacccgagctgaaatcaagagatggccgcttaaccgactgagccaaccgggCACTCCCTCCCCCCGTTGCCCCGATTCCGACTCAGTGGGCTCATGATAAAAGGGGCCACGGGGACAGAAATGGCCGTTATTCACGGGCTGAACGACATGGCCTTCACCTCGGCAAGACTGATCTGGGTATTATTACTGCTCCATGCCCCATCTACCAAAAACAGAGGCCCATATATGGTGTCATTCTTGAGAGAGATCACCCAGGCGATCTGCTGAAATGTTGACTACATCGGACCCCCTCCCTCATGCAGGGGGCAACAAGTTTTCCTTCCGGGAATAGTCTGTCTACATACGTACCTGCCCTCCCTGCTGACATGGTTTTGCCGGCAATGCTGTCCCTGGACATACCAAAGTCTCCTTCACCGTCACGGTCTCCACAAAAAGGCTGCACTAAACTGACTTTGCAGCATTTCCCTGGCCATTTGGGGCTCCTTGTGCTCTTGCACCAACAAGCCGGAGGGGTTATTGCATTGGCTGGGGAGAGGTATCCTGGTGATCCAGAGGAGAGAGAGCCGCTGCCCTACATTGGGGTTGGGGAGAAGTGTGCCGGAGGCCCACAgaatttggggggcgggggcatcTCCTGGTACCGCTATGTGGGAAGGTAAAATTCAGCGGAAGATGGCAGTGAGTCCTTATGGCCCAGCAAGGGCTCAGCCCCCTTGGGAAAGAAGGCTTGGGTCACCCCATCCTCATGAGCTGGGATGTTGGCCGAGGGCAAAGGGAACGGGGAGGGAAAGGACGGcagataaaagaaatgaaaagtgccAATGCGAGCCTCACGTCTAATGTAGAAGTGAGGACTGTAACCCTTAGGCCTGTTTGATTTCTTTGTCACTTTACCCATCTTTTCATTTGGATTAGCTAATTTCCTCCTTGCCCCACGTTCCCTCTACTATTTTATTGCAGCGAAATTGGTGGAGGTGAACTTAATAATTTAGCCCACGGATTACAGGCTATCCACACGATTTTACGGATGGAGTAAAGATGCAATTAGCACCATCCAGAGATGGACAGGCTTCGAGTCTCTGCAGCcgtggagagagagcatgcgctcACGTTTTGAAGGACAGTGGCAACACGGCAGGAGGAGACCGTGGCTGCTATCATGCTTGCAGGAAAACTGACATACCGGGTTGACGTATACAAAGCACTTGAGAGAGAGCCTGGAACACAGGAAGCGTGAGCTACTATGACGTCTTACGAGACGAGTGTTTTTGGTGCCAAGTAGCCATGGGGAAGATCTGTGCTGGATTCTGCAGCTTGACTCCACGTCCTCTTATCCAACCTTCCTCTAGTGAGCCACCTTTCCCTGCACGAGTGTTCTTACAGGTGTCTCTGTACCCTGATAGAAGAGAAACTGGGGCAGGGATGCCCGACACAGGCAAGGGGCAGCTGGCTGCCACCTGGGCGTGTCCCCTCAGGACTGAAGTCGGCTGCGCAAGAGTTTGGAGTTTTCCCACCACCTGCCACGGGTGGGGGTCcggggcccctcccacaggcacTGACCACACCCCACACTCTGTCCTAGGGAAACGGGGCAGGGGCTAGGGACagacctctctctcctccccctgccgtGACCTCGGGACCTGGAGGCTCAGTGTTCCTTCCATCCACCCCCCCTGTGGGCCGGCCCAGAGACTTCTGGCCCAGAGACTCCTAGCGTGATGCTACATCCTAGTAgtgggtgggagaaggggcaCTTGGGAGGAAACGCCTTGATCCGgtgggtgagagggagggagggagggagggagggaaggagggagtcgTGCAGGGAAGAGGGGGTGCAGGGGACTGACCTCAGCCACGGTCCCCTTGGCCCTGAGGAGGCAGCCCAGGAGGTGGAGGGGCACACACAGCATGGAGGAGAGCGCGAAGCCCCAGCCCATGGCCTCGCCCCACCACGGGTACACGTAGGTGTTGTTGTAGACGAGCGGCTTGTAGTACACCACGTTGAAGATAAAGATGCCCTGCGGGTGAGAACCCCCCCGCCGCGCGCTCAGCCAGCGGCGGGCCCTCGGCACCCCTCCCCCGGCTCGGGCCTCCCCCGGCCCTTACCATGCAGACCAGCGGGGTGAAGAAGGACCAGCACCATTTCATCCAGGGGCAAGGGCGGTACCCGATCATGCAGGCGACGTCGTCCATGAAGCGGTCGGCTCCTGGGGCGAGCGAGGCGGGAGGGCTGGAGCCGGACACCCCACCACCCCTGCTCCGGCCCGCACCCCCAGCTCGCCCCGGGGCCCGGTGGACCTACCGTACACCCAGGCGACCACCACGCACTCCCAGAAGGCCTGCCACAGCAGGGTCGTGCCGCTGGCCGAGTAGTAGTCAAACAGCTGGAAGACGTACATCCCGCCCTGGGGACGGAGCCGGGTCAGGGAAGGTGGCAGGCAGCGGGAGGCCTGGGgcggcccccaccccgcccccactcacatcAGTCACCATGGAGAGGTCGATGACAAAGCAGAGGGCGCAGC from Leopardus geoffroyi isolate Oge1 chromosome X, O.geoffroyi_Oge1_pat1.0, whole genome shotgun sequence includes the following:
- the LOC123594009 gene encoding sodium- and chloride-dependent creatine transporter 1-like, which codes for MAAEQGVHISKVAESGPGLAFIAYPRAVTLMPVAPLWAALFFFMLLLLGLDSQFVGVEGFITGLLDLLPASYYFRFQREISVALCCALCFVIDLSMVTDGGMYVFQLFDYYSASGTTLLWQAFWECVVVAWVYGADRFMDDVACMIGYRPCPWMKWCWSFFTPLVCMGIFIFNVVYYKPLVYNNTYVYPWWGEAMGWGFALSSMLCVPLHLLGCLLRAKGTVAEVSPLHPLFPARLPPSLPPSLPPSHPPDQGVSSQVPLLPPTTRM